A single Bifidobacterium scardovii JCM 12489 = DSM 13734 DNA region contains:
- a CDS encoding LacI family DNA-binding transcriptional regulator has protein sequence MEQHHDGAERAGRTPRVTVRQVAAAAHVSPSTVSKALNDTGRIAPRTRRMIRMIARRLGYRPPESSPAQRRSGIIAVATTDLKGPFIVPFLEGVERRLGTTAYCATLLYTHENPELEERQINRIASHGIDGLILTGSNTDARSSLSARVTLGLPVVYAYAPSRGKADCSVVPGNVRAGRDAIGRLAECGRTSIALIGAEEHWTASTDRINGALHELKTRGLTPVTPIQFGSWEQDWGIIATARLLDAGNHIDGIYCVNDLVSRGAIELLRTRGLRVPEDVAVVGHDNRSVAYATHPTIATFTNALPDIGALAA, from the coding sequence ATGGAGCAACATCACGATGGCGCGGAGCGCGCGGGCAGAACCCCAAGGGTCACCGTCCGGCAGGTCGCCGCCGCGGCCCATGTGTCGCCATCCACCGTGTCCAAGGCGCTCAACGACACGGGGCGCATCGCGCCGCGCACGCGCAGGATGATCCGGATGATCGCCCGGCGTCTCGGGTACCGGCCGCCGGAATCGTCGCCGGCGCAGCGGCGCAGCGGCATCATCGCCGTGGCCACGACCGATCTCAAGGGCCCGTTCATCGTGCCGTTCCTGGAAGGCGTGGAACGGCGGCTCGGCACCACCGCCTACTGCGCCACCCTGCTGTACACGCACGAGAATCCCGAACTGGAGGAACGCCAGATCAACCGCATCGCCTCGCACGGCATCGACGGGCTGATCCTGACCGGATCGAACACCGACGCGCGCTCGTCCCTGAGCGCGCGGGTCACGCTGGGGCTGCCGGTGGTATACGCCTATGCGCCGTCACGCGGCAAGGCCGACTGCTCGGTCGTGCCCGGCAACGTGCGGGCCGGGCGCGACGCGATCGGGCGACTGGCCGAATGCGGGCGCACGAGCATCGCCCTGATCGGGGCCGAGGAGCATTGGACGGCCAGCACCGACCGCATCAACGGGGCGCTGCACGAGCTGAAAACACGCGGTCTGACGCCGGTCACGCCAATCCAGTTCGGCAGCTGGGAGCAGGATTGGGGCATTATCGCCACCGCACGGCTGCTCGATGCGGGCAACCACATCGACGGCATCTACTGCGTCAACGACCTGGTGTCCCGCGGCGCCATCGAACTGCTGCGCACGCGCGGACTGCGCGTGCCCGAGGACGTCGCCGTCGTCGGGCACGACAACCGCAGCGTGGCCTACGCCACGCATCCGACCATCGCGACCTTCACCAACGCCCTGCCGGACATCGGCGCGCTCGCCGCGTAA